DNA sequence from the Methylacidiphilum kamchatkense Kam1 genome:
AAGTACTTTTGCTGGCTACCCTTGTGCTTTTATAAGACTAACCGGATGTAATTTGAGGTGCCGGTGGTGCGACACAACGTATGCTTTTTCAGAAGGCAAACTTCTGCCTATCGAGGCTATCATTAATCAGATTCAAAAATTTAACATTCCACTTGTAGAAGTGACCGGGGAGAACCACTCCTTCAAAAAAATACTCTGCATCTGCTCCGCTTGCTCTGCGATCTAGGCTATCAGGTGCTTTTGGAAACTAGCGGCTCTTTGTCCATCCGCCATGTAGACCCAAGGGTCCATCGGATCGTTGATTTGAAATGCCCATCAAGTGGAGAAAGCGAAAAGAACTTACTAGCCAATCTCGATTGGCTTGGCGAAAGAGACGAACTGAAGTTTGTCATTGGGAATAACGAAGATTACCAATGGGCAAAGACCAAACTAAACGAAGAAAAAGAACGACTCACTAAAGTCAGAGCAATCACTTTTTCTCCTGTCTTTGGCGAACTAGAGCCAAGGATCCTCTCCGAATGGATTTTAGCCGATAGACTAAATGTTAGACTGGGGCTTCAGATCCATAAATACATATGGCATCCGGAAGCACGCGGAGTGTAATAACTTCTTGATTAGCCCTCCCTCAAACTCTTCAGAATCCTGCCCCTGGCATTCCTCCCATATACGAGCCCGCCTGTCCATTTTGTTGCCATGAAGGAGGAGTATTCCAAGGCATGGAAGTAACATTTTCCTGGTTCTGCTTCTTCTTCTTTTTGGATTTAGAAGAATCCTGGCTGGCTTGTGGGGTAGTGGAATTTGAAGTGGATGCACAGCCTCCCACAACGCTCATCATCACACAAAGGGACAAGACCCAAAGTAAATTCAACATTTTCGCTTTCATAGCAAACCAGTTTTGTCTTTTTTAATAAAGAAATCAAAAATATTTTTTCTTTTTTTCTAATTTAAAACATCATCTCCGGGCTGAATGTTTCCTTTTAGTGAATCCATCACAATATCAGCAACAGCTGTGGAAGGTTCTGTCGAGACAATCTTTATCTTTCCAAGAAATTGTTTGTTGCGGAAGACTTCAAGCTCTCCATTTTCAACTAATCCATCTTTTTCTCCAATATTCAATACGACGAAATTCCAGTTCCGGTTGACAGAAACCACCTTCCCACGAATACCAGTTCTCATGGAGACAGCTCGAGCAACCGCAGGAGAGGCTTGCTTGAACTTGTTTAATTCATTGGTCAGCCGAGCTATGCTATCTTCCAAAGCAAGTTTTTCCTTGACTAAGTTTTCTATTTTTTCTGAGGCTTCCTGATTGGCTTTCTTTTCTTCTTCAAGCTTAGCTGTCAACGCATCCAATTCGGATTTATGCTGATTGGCTAACGAAGAACTGCTCTCCGATTTCTGTTGGAGATCGGCTAGTTGACTTTGGGTTTCTTTAAGATCGTTATCAAGCTTTTGAGCCCTTTCTCTTTCCTGGGCCAGTTCAGCCTTTACCTCCTCTAAATGTTTCGAAGTCCTCTCTAGCAAGACTTTCGATTCTTCTAGCTGTTCGCTCGTTTTTTTCAACTCTTCGGAGGTGCGTGCATACTCAGCCTTGAACTGATTTTTTTGTTTGACAATAAGAAGTCCAAAAACTGCCGATACAACAACGCCTACAAAAACGACAACGGATAAAAATCTACCGATAAACATGGAAAAATGACTGCCAAAGTTTAATTACAAAAAGATATGTTCTCTTTTTCGCATGTTTTCTCCTCTTCTAGAATGTGCACGGATTTTATGCCATGAATTCTTAAGAGTGTCAATAATGCAATTTTTAAAAGTTCTATCTGGTAGGAAAAAAAATATTAATTTTTTAAAATAAAAAATATATCACTTTCTTTTTTTAACTGGCTCAGTCACAAAAGGTTCATCCAAAATACTTCCTTGGAGCGATGGAGGCAGTGGTATCGACACAACCACCGGGTTGCTTTCTCCTTGTCTAGCCACAAGAAAACGGATCGAATTTTTAGCTCCAGTAAGCCCAAATTTCTCTTTCCTATAGATAGACAAAAAATCAGAAAGACCGCCATTAATCCCTATATCGTTGATCGCCAAGATCTGATCCCCAGATTTCATTCCGTATTCGTAGCCTTTCCCCCCCACTTCTAGCGCTACCACAAAGACCTTCGAATCGATCTGGGCAAGAATCATGCCTTCTGGAAAGCTAATCGGTTCATCCTTAAAAGACTTTTTGTCTTTTTCTTGAAAGATAATTCTTAAATCATCCGCATCAAGAAAATCAAAAGCCTGGCAAAACGCTAGTCCCGTCTTCCATACTGTCTGATGGATCATTTTCATTTCTTTTTCTTCCGGACTATCCGTATGGAATGCTCCTTCTGATTCTAAGGCCGGGGTGGACCGAGAAGCGGCTGCAGCTAATCCTCCTTTTTCTCCACCTTCTCCTTCAGCTGTTTGAGGGTTACCGGAGAGAAGATCCATCTGCGGCTTTACGTAAATCACTCGTAGCAGAGCATCTGAAGGAATGATCGTATACGCATTGATCACGAAGGGGTATTTTGGATGCACCCCTTCTTCATCTTCTATAAAAAGCTGGCAGTCCTTTAGCTCAGGCGTAAATTTTAGTGGAGCGGAAACTAAAGAAAAAGGAAAGACTAAAAAGAGAAGAAAAAAGAAGCAGTAGGAAATTCTCTTTTGGCTTAGAAGAAAGCCTCTAAAAAAAAAGCTCATCGTTCTTCTTCCTGTTACTTAACCTTTGCTTTCAGGAGAAAATCTTGCGGGCTATCTTTCCTTAACCATTCCTCAATGACGATTGTTTTAAGCCTGTTTTTTTCTCCTTTTTCAATACGCAACAATCCTTTGGGGACTTCCAACCGGTCAGAAAGAAAAGTAAGAAGCAGTTCATTGGCTTTTCCCTCCACGGGTGGAGCTGAAAGCTTGATTTTAATCAATTCTCCATGCTTGCCAACGACCTCAGTTTTTTTTGCGTTGGCTACCACCTTGATCATCAGTCGTGCCGAGACCATAAAAAGATGCCGCTGTCTCTTCTCTTTTCTTATCCTTGTGCAAGCCAAGGGCTTGCTGAATTCTGTTCGGCTTTCCGAAAAGCCTCTTTTACTTTTTGGAGTACAGACGCCTCCAGGGGACCTTCTTGTAAGGTTTCGATATTCTTAAAGAGATGCTCTAGCTTTGTCGTGCCAACGATAACCGAATGCACTTCGGGAAAAGAAAGTACAAAACGCAAGAAAAACTTGGGCCAATCCTTTTTTTCTACGCCAAAATCTTCCGGTTTTAGCCGCATTTGCTCAAACCTTTTCCTGTATTCAGCCCCATACTCCCTTGCATAGGAAGGACTCAATTCCGTAGGATCTTTCCAGGGGCAATTGGCCAAGGGTCTTTTTGCTAAAACACCCACATTTTTAGCTTTGGCTTCCGGTAAAACTTTTTCGAGATTCTTCTGATCGGTCACATTCAAACTCATCTCTAATACATCAATTTCAGGAAGACTCAAAGCATAGATGGCCTCCTCATTGTCTCCAGAATAACCAATAAACCGTATTTTCCCCTTTTCTTTGGCTACGAGTAAAGCTTCTAGAGCTTCGCCTTTCGCTAAAATTTCTTTTGAGCAAGTATGCAGAAGCATAATGTCAATATGATCGGTTCGCAGTTTTTTGAGAGATTGATCCACTGAAGCCGCAATCTTTTCTTTAGACCAAGGGGGTAAAAACTCTTTGCCTTCCACCTCGCCATAGCCGCACTTCGTGACAAGGATAAAATCTCTTCTTCGATGAGCAACCGTTTTGCCAATCAGCTCTTCAGACTGTTCATAGCCCCGAGCCGTATCGATGAGATTGATACCATGATCTAAAGCAAAGAGCAGCAACTCAGAAACGGCTGCCGTTTGCATATGCTCAAAGCCAATTTCAGCGGTTCCAAGTCCTAGCCTTGAAACTTTGTAACCTGTTTTGCCAAGAACTGTATATTCCATAGACGTTTCTTTTTGAACTCCACCCGTTTATAGATACACTTTGCACAAAAAGCTTTTAAAAATCGATTACTTTCTATTTTATTGATTGTTTGCGCATTTGTCCAAAATGAACCAAGCATAAATTTGCATGCAAGTAATACTATCTAAAGACTTTGATTTTGAAGCCGCTCAGGCTTTACCTTCTTTTCCCGAAGGCCATAAATGTCGTAAGATCCATGGCCATAGCTTTAAGCTCACTGTGGCCGTACGAGGAGAAGTCGACCCTACCCGAGGCATACTTTATGATCATGCCAAAATTTCCGAGGCTGTTATTCCTTTGATCGAACAGCTCGATCACAGTTATTTGAATGATATTGAAGGACTCCAAAATCCAACTATAGAAAATATGGCTGGGTGGTTTTGGAAAAAGCTTCAGGATAAACTGCCTGGACTGTATGAAATCACCGTTCAGGAAACAGCCAGAACACGGTGCATATACAGAGGAGAATAGATTGTAGAAGAACTTTTCAGCAGAGAGGAACTAACCATTATGTCTTTAACTCAAGAATCAGAACTTCTGAGACTGCGGAAGGAAAAACTGAACTACTGGAAATCCCAAGCCATCGATCCATTCGGAGGGCCCTATCCCGATACCCAACCGATTGAAACAATTATTACTAGTTTCGTCGAGAACCTGTCCGTTCGGATCGCAGGCCGCATTCTCTCCATCAGGGATATGGGGAAAAGCTTTTTTGCTCATATACAGGATCAAAGCGCAAAAATGCAGATTTATGCTAATCCGCAATCGGTTGGCCAAGAAGCATTCCAGCAGCTAAAACATTTGGACCTCGGAGATATCATTGGAGTAGCAGGAGAGTGTTTTCTTACAAAAACAAAAGAAAAGACCGTCAGAGTGAAAAGCTGGCAGCTGCTTGCAAAGTCGCTACGCCCTCTTCCTTCTAAGTGGCATGGGCTGCATGATGTTGAAGCCAGATAC
Encoded proteins:
- the queD gene encoding 6-carboxytetrahydropterin synthase QueD, coding for MQVILSKDFDFEAAQALPSFPEGHKCRKIHGHSFKLTVAVRGEVDPTRGILYDHAKISEAVIPLIEQLDHSYLNDIEGLQNPTIENMAGWFWKKLQDKLPGLYEITVQETARTRCIYRGE
- a CDS encoding aldo/keto reductase, coding for MEYTVLGKTGYKVSRLGLGTAEIGFEHMQTAAVSELLLFALDHGINLIDTARGYEQSEELIGKTVAHRRRDFILVTKCGYGEVEGKEFLPPWSKEKIAASVDQSLKKLRTDHIDIMLLHTCSKEILAKGEALEALLVAKEKGKIRFIGYSGDNEEAIYALSLPEIDVLEMSLNVTDQKNLEKVLPEAKAKNVGVLAKRPLANCPWKDPTELSPSYAREYGAEYRKRFEQMRLKPEDFGVEKKDWPKFFLRFVLSFPEVHSVIVGTTKLEHLFKNIETLQEGPLEASVLQKVKEAFRKAEQNSASPWLAQG
- a CDS encoding PDZ domain-containing protein, translated to MSFFFRGFLLSQKRISYCFFFLLFLVFPFSLVSAPLKFTPELKDCQLFIEDEEGVHPKYPFVINAYTIIPSDALLRVIYVKPQMDLLSGNPQTAEGEGGEKGGLAAAASRSTPALESEGAFHTDSPEEKEMKMIHQTVWKTGLAFCQAFDFLDADDLRIIFQEKDKKSFKDEPISFPEGMILAQIDSKVFVVALEVGGKGYEYGMKSGDQILAINDIGINGGLSDFLSIYRKEKFGLTGAKNSIRFLVARQGESNPVVVSIPLPPSLQGSILDEPFVTEPVKKRK
- a CDS encoding DUF167 domain-containing protein, coding for MVSARLMIKVVANAKKTEVVGKHGELIKIKLSAPPVEGKANELLLTFLSDRLEVPKGLLRIEKGEKNRLKTIVIEEWLRKDSPQDFLLKAKVK